A genomic stretch from Desulfolutivibrio sulfodismutans DSM 3696 includes:
- a CDS encoding GAK system CofD-like protein has translation MPDKALRKIVLTRTVNLPDPVRTAMCRRSPELGPRILFFSGGSALRRLSQKLVDYTHNSIHLITPFDSGGSSAVLRKAFRMPAVGDIRNRIMALADRSVKGNPEIFELFAYRLPKTETPEKLRERLEAMARGADPLVRRVPDPMRKIIRSNLGFFMDRSPKDFDLRGASMGNLILTGGYFNYKRQIDPVIYLFSRLVEARGVVRPIINADMHLVAELADGTRLVGQHRLTGKETAHIASPVADIHLADDPAGFISVEPKLKAKVADHIRGADLICYPIGSFYSSVVANLLVKGVGDAVAAAECPKVYIPNRGHDPEELGMGLADKVATLLRYLGRSCGTAVEPKRLLQFVLLDCGDREALAEAARVRRLGVEVIDAPLVSEKSAPYLDPRRVIEHLLALA, from the coding sequence ATGCCCGACAAGGCCCTGCGCAAGATCGTTTTGACCCGCACCGTGAACCTGCCCGATCCGGTCAGGACGGCCATGTGCCGCCGGTCCCCCGAGCTTGGGCCGCGCATCCTTTTTTTCAGCGGCGGCTCGGCCTTGCGACGCCTGAGCCAGAAGCTTGTGGACTACACCCACAACTCCATCCACCTCATCACCCCCTTCGACTCCGGAGGCAGTTCGGCGGTCCTGCGCAAGGCTTTCCGGATGCCCGCGGTGGGCGACATCCGCAACCGGATCATGGCCCTGGCCGACCGCAGCGTGAAGGGCAATCCCGAGATCTTCGAGCTCTTCGCCTACCGCCTGCCCAAAACCGAGACCCCGGAGAAACTGCGCGAACGCCTTGAGGCCATGGCCCGGGGGGCCGATCCCCTGGTGCGGCGGGTTCCCGACCCCATGCGCAAGATCATCCGCTCCAACCTGGGGTTTTTCATGGACAGAAGCCCCAAGGATTTCGACCTGCGCGGGGCCAGCATGGGCAATCTGATCCTGACCGGCGGCTATTTCAACTACAAGCGCCAGATCGATCCGGTCATCTATCTCTTCAGCCGTCTGGTGGAGGCCCGGGGCGTGGTGCGGCCCATCATCAACGCCGACATGCACCTGGTGGCCGAACTTGCCGACGGAACGCGGCTGGTGGGGCAGCACCGGCTCACGGGCAAGGAGACGGCCCACATCGCCTCGCCCGTGGCCGACATCCATCTGGCCGACGATCCGGCGGGGTTCATTTCCGTGGAGCCCAAGCTCAAGGCCAAGGTGGCCGACCACATTCGCGGGGCCGATCTGATCTGTTATCCCATCGGCAGCTTCTATTCCAGCGTGGTGGCCAATCTGCTGGTCAAAGGCGTGGGGGATGCGGTGGCTGCGGCCGAGTGTCCCAAGGTCTACATCCCCAACCGGGGGCATGACCCCGAGGAACTGGGCATGGGCCTTGCCGACAAGGTGGCGACCCTTTTGCGCTATCTGGGGCGAAGCTGTGGCACGGCGGTGGAGCCAAAGCGTCTTTTACAGTTCGTCCTGCTGGACTGCGGCGACCGCGAGGCCCTGGCCGAGGCGGCCCGGGTGCGCCGTCTGGGGGTGGAGGTCATTGATGCCCCGCTTGTGAGCGAAAAGAGCGCACCCTATCTCGACCCCCGGCGGGTTATCGAACATCTTTTGGCTCTGGCCTAG
- a CDS encoding acetate/propionate family kinase yields the protein MNVLVLNCGSSSLKYRLFDMATETELAQGLAERIGSPQSRLTHTAFPGTHQEAGRTVEEAIADHGAAVDLALSLLTGPGGPVAGPSGIAAVGHRVVHGGSRFSQPVVVTDEVLAGIREVTPLAPLHNPANLTGIAAAMARFPDAPQVAVFDTAFHQTMPEYAYLYALPYELCEKYGIRRYGFHGISHRYIAGQAAAMLGKPLAECDLVTVHLGNGDSVCAVKKGKSVDTSMGMTPLAGTIMGTRSGDLDPEIGLFLQRQAGMDEAAVDDLFNRKSGLLGICGSSDMRDIHRRRKDGDARAELAFAMFAYSIRKYIGAYIAALGRVEAVVFTAGIGEHDPATREAALTGMAERGIVLDVERNRQAMGQALEIGAAGAAVRIFAVPTNEELEIARQTVETLAA from the coding sequence GTGAACGTCTTGGTGCTCAACTGCGGCAGTTCCTCCCTCAAGTACCGCCTCTTCGACATGGCCACGGAGACGGAACTGGCCCAGGGGCTGGCCGAGCGCATCGGGTCGCCGCAAAGTCGCCTGACGCATACGGCCTTTCCCGGAACACACCAGGAGGCGGGCCGCACAGTGGAGGAGGCCATTGCCGACCATGGCGCGGCCGTGGATCTGGCCCTGTCGCTTCTGACCGGCCCGGGCGGCCCTGTGGCCGGGCCGTCCGGCATCGCCGCCGTGGGGCACCGGGTGGTGCATGGCGGCAGCCGCTTCAGCCAGCCCGTGGTGGTGACCGACGAGGTGCTGGCGGGCATCCGCGAGGTGACGCCCCTGGCCCCCCTGCACAACCCGGCCAACCTGACGGGCATCGCCGCGGCCATGGCCCGGTTCCCGGACGCGCCCCAGGTGGCCGTGTTCGACACCGCCTTTCACCAGACCATGCCCGAATACGCCTACCTCTACGCCCTGCCGTATGAACTGTGTGAAAAGTACGGCATCCGGCGCTACGGCTTTCACGGCATCTCCCACCGCTACATCGCCGGGCAGGCTGCGGCCATGCTCGGCAAGCCCCTGGCCGAGTGCGACCTGGTCACCGTACACCTGGGCAACGGCGACAGCGTGTGCGCCGTGAAAAAGGGCAAAAGCGTGGACACCTCCATGGGCATGACCCCCCTGGCCGGAACCATCATGGGCACCCGCTCGGGCGACCTCGATCCCGAGATCGGGCTTTTTTTGCAGCGCCAGGCCGGCATGGACGAGGCCGCCGTGGACGATCTGTTCAACCGCAAAAGCGGGCTGTTGGGCATCTGCGGCTCAAGCGACATGCGCGACATCCATCGCCGCCGCAAGGACGGCGATGCCCGGGCGGAACTGGCCTTCGCCATGTTCGCCTACAGCATCCGCAAATACATCGGGGCCTATATCGCGGCCCTGGGCCGGGTGGAGGCCGTGGTCTTCACCGCCGGCATCGGCGAGCACGACCCGGCCACCCGGGAGGCGGCGCTCACGGGCATGGCCGAACGCGGCATCGTGCTCGACGTGGAGCGCAACCGGCAGGCCATGGGCCAGGCCCTGGAGATCGGGGCGGCCGGGGCGGCGGTGCGGATCTTCGCCGTGCCCACCAACGAGGAACTGGAGATCGCCCGCCAGACCGTGGAGACGCTGGCCGCCTGA
- the pta gene encoding phosphate acetyltransferase — translation MTKTLYVLSAEPQCGKTLICLGLVSALTSRTAKVAFLRPAAEPAADGPDPDIRLILEQFGLDQAPDSAFAISAEQAARLVASGSRDELFETVAAAHAALAAGHEVVVCESGSASPGGEGLTFELDLELAKALGAMVVAVVSGRGKTAAQTADAARMAASTILRQGLALAAVAVNRVEAELSAQAAGLLAGCLAGLPGLPDPLPPVWTIPEDERLSRPSMAEVARRLEAEILWGGDRLDVQVGETVVAAMSVGNFLNYVRPGCLVVTPGDRADIILAVLAARASGAFPHPAGLALTGGLDVAPSIVRLLSGWSDIPLPVIRTGMPTSPTLHRLEGLVSRLDPGQQGRVQAALGHFEAHADAGGLAQRMAAATEEAMPGLVFEQSVIARAKSLGKTIVFPEGGEDRVLMAADQVMSRGIARVVILGDVEDMTRRAAVMGLDLTQATLFDPAAHPDREAFAATLFELRKGKGLTLEAARELLLDKTYFGTMLVYKGVADGMVSGATTTTADTIRPALQFIRTRPGFSMVSSVFFMCLADRVLVYGDCAVNPDPTAEELAEIAAASADTAARFGIPPRVAMLSYSTGASGKGPDVEKVRQAVALARARLPDIPVEGPIQYDAAVDPVTAAEKMPGSLVAGRATVFIFPDLDTGNVTYKAVQRATGAAAMGPVLQGLKKPVNDLSRGCTVRDIVYTAAVTAIQAGEAEDAPSQTAKEAS, via the coding sequence GTGACCAAGACCCTGTATGTGCTGTCCGCCGAGCCGCAATGCGGCAAGACCCTGATCTGCCTGGGGCTGGTTTCGGCCCTGACCTCCCGCACGGCCAAGGTGGCCTTTCTGCGGCCCGCAGCCGAACCTGCCGCCGATGGGCCCGACCCCGACATCCGCCTCATCCTCGAACAATTCGGCCTGGACCAGGCCCCGGACAGCGCCTTCGCCATAAGCGCGGAGCAGGCTGCGCGTCTGGTCGCCTCGGGCAGCCGCGACGAACTTTTCGAGACCGTGGCCGCCGCCCACGCCGCCCTGGCCGCCGGGCATGAGGTGGTGGTCTGCGAGTCCGGTTCCGCCTCGCCCGGGGGGGAGGGCCTGACTTTTGAACTGGACCTGGAGCTGGCCAAGGCCCTGGGGGCCATGGTGGTCGCGGTGGTTTCCGGGCGTGGGAAAACGGCCGCCCAGACGGCCGACGCCGCGCGGATGGCCGCATCTACGATCCTGCGGCAGGGGTTGGCTCTGGCCGCCGTGGCCGTCAACCGCGTCGAGGCGGAACTTTCCGCCCAGGCGGCCGGGCTCCTGGCAGGCTGCCTGGCCGGGCTGCCCGGGCTGCCGGACCCGTTGCCGCCCGTGTGGACGATCCCCGAGGACGAACGCCTGTCCCGGCCGAGCATGGCCGAGGTGGCGCGCCGCCTGGAGGCTGAGATCCTGTGGGGGGGCGACCGTCTGGACGTGCAGGTGGGGGAGACCGTGGTGGCGGCCATGAGCGTGGGAAATTTTTTGAACTACGTGCGGCCCGGCTGTCTGGTCGTCACCCCCGGCGACCGGGCGGACATCATCCTGGCCGTCCTGGCCGCCCGGGCCTCCGGGGCCTTCCCGCATCCGGCCGGGCTGGCCCTGACCGGCGGCCTGGACGTGGCCCCGAGCATTGTCAGGCTCCTTTCGGGATGGTCGGACATCCCCCTCCCGGTGATCCGGACCGGCATGCCCACCTCTCCCACCCTGCATCGCCTTGAGGGCCTGGTGTCGCGCCTGGACCCCGGGCAGCAGGGCCGGGTGCAGGCCGCCCTGGGGCATTTCGAGGCCCATGCCGACGCCGGGGGGCTGGCGCAGCGGATGGCGGCCGCCACGGAGGAGGCCATGCCCGGGCTGGTCTTCGAGCAGTCGGTCATCGCCCGGGCCAAGTCCCTCGGCAAGACCATCGTTTTCCCCGAGGGCGGCGAGGACCGGGTGCTCATGGCCGCCGATCAGGTCATGAGCCGGGGCATCGCCAGGGTGGTCATCCTGGGCGACGTGGAGGACATGACCCGCCGGGCGGCCGTCATGGGGCTCGATCTGACCCAGGCCACGCTTTTTGATCCAGCCGCCCACCCGGATCGGGAGGCCTTCGCCGCGACCCTTTTTGAACTGCGCAAGGGCAAGGGCCTGACCCTGGAGGCCGCCCGGGAGCTTTTACTGGACAAGACCTACTTCGGGACCATGCTGGTCTACAAGGGGGTCGCCGACGGCATGGTCTCCGGGGCCACCACCACCACCGCCGACACCATCCGCCCGGCCTTGCAGTTCATCCGCACCAGGCCGGGGTTCTCCATGGTCTCCAGCGTCTTTTTCATGTGCCTGGCGGATCGGGTGCTGGTCTACGGCGACTGCGCCGTCAATCCCGATCCCACGGCCGAAGAGCTGGCCGAGATCGCGGCGGCCTCGGCCGACACCGCCGCCCGGTTCGGCATACCGCCCCGGGTGGCCATGCTGTCCTATTCCACCGGGGCCTCGGGCAAGGGGCCGGACGTGGAGAAGGTGCGCCAGGCCGTGGCCCTGGCCCGGGCGCGCCTGCCGGACATCCCCGTGGAGGGCCCCATCCAGTACGATGCGGCCGTGGACCCGGTCACGGCGGCGGAGAAAATGCCCGGCAGCCTGGTGGCCGGGCGGGCCACGGTGTTCATCTTTCCCGACCTGGACACGGGCAACGTCACCTACAAGGCCGTGCAGCGGGCCACGGGCGCAGCGGCCATGGGGCCGGTGCTCCAGGGCCTCAAAAAGCCCGTCAACGATCTGAGCCGGGGCTGCACCGTGCGCGACATCGTGTATACGGCGGCCGTCACCGCCATCCAGGCCGGAGAGGCGGAAGACGCCCCCTCCCAGACGGCCAAGGAGGCCTCGTGA
- a CDS encoding peroxiredoxin: protein MHEHCDDECCVEMEQAFLGAEVEDFLLKVYDPTEGAFGEVSLESLVEAEKWTVLFFYPADFTFVCPTELADLAAKQDEFEKLGCEVISVSTDTEYAHLAWRGSEKLLENVRFKMGADTTGELSRYFGVYDPDTGLALRGTFMISPEGILVSSEINYYNVGRNADELLRKLKANVYLREHPAEACPARWEPGKKTLTPSEALVGKVYESLGE from the coding sequence ATGCACGAACACTGCGACGACGAGTGCTGCGTGGAAATGGAGCAGGCGTTTTTGGGGGCCGAGGTCGAGGATTTTCTTTTGAAGGTCTACGACCCCACGGAAGGCGCGTTCGGGGAGGTGTCCCTGGAGAGTCTGGTCGAAGCCGAAAAATGGACGGTCCTTTTTTTCTATCCGGCGGACTTCACCTTCGTGTGCCCCACGGAACTGGCCGATCTGGCCGCGAAGCAGGATGAGTTCGAAAAGCTCGGCTGCGAGGTGATCTCCGTGTCCACGGACACGGAATATGCCCATCTGGCCTGGCGGGGGAGCGAGAAGCTCCTGGAAAACGTGCGGTTCAAGATGGGGGCGGACACCACGGGCGAACTGTCGCGCTATTTCGGTGTCTACGATCCGGATACGGGCCTGGCCCTGCGCGGAACCTTCATGATCAGTCCCGAAGGCATCCTGGTGTCCTCGGAGATCAATTATTACAACGTGGGCCGCAATGCCGACGAGCTTTTACGCAAGCTCAAGGCCAACGTCTATCTGCGCGAGCATCCCGCCGAGGCCTGCCCGGCCAGGTGGGAACCCGGGAAAAAGACTCTGACCCCGTCCGAGGCCCTGGTGGGCAAGGTGTACGAGAGCCTGGGCGAATAG
- a CDS encoding HprK-related kinase B has protein sequence MTISGSFTDQAAPLLAANPATLSLSLRFGQAAILVRTNSQALYDKLARYYADFPGDDSAPDIEVTAIECPPPVFDLPYATKEREPGKTKIKEEYVDYPDGRVVRKLLTGLVFCFGGGRNYAIGPCADNDNQVVNFINNRFIERVIRQGALLFHAAGVAEAGRGLVMSGFSGAGKSTLALRIMARGTDFVSNDRIMVRRDAGGLTMFGIPKMPRVNPGTVLFDDHLGGVMSEEERRRFSALPAAELWDLEHKYDAMIDDCYGPGRFRLHSAMAGLVILTWKRTADPMRTARVDLRQRRDLLPAFMKDVGLFFESDGPGQAGAAATPDDYLALLGDCPVLEISGGVDFEAAADACLAFLRQGK, from the coding sequence ATGACCATAAGCGGATCATTTACGGATCAGGCCGCCCCCCTGCTTGCGGCCAATCCCGCCACGTTGTCCCTGTCCCTGCGTTTCGGCCAGGCCGCCATCCTCGTCCGCACCAACTCCCAGGCCCTTTACGACAAGCTGGCCCGGTACTATGCGGATTTTCCCGGCGACGATTCGGCGCCCGACATCGAAGTCACGGCCATCGAATGCCCGCCGCCGGTTTTTGATCTGCCCTACGCCACCAAGGAGCGCGAACCCGGCAAGACCAAGATCAAGGAAGAATATGTGGACTATCCGGATGGCCGGGTGGTGCGCAAGCTTCTGACGGGGTTGGTCTTTTGCTTCGGCGGCGGCCGCAACTACGCCATTGGGCCGTGCGCGGACAACGACAACCAGGTGGTCAATTTCATCAACAACCGCTTCATCGAGCGGGTGATCCGCCAAGGGGCCCTGCTGTTTCATGCCGCCGGGGTGGCCGAGGCGGGCCGGGGGCTGGTCATGTCCGGGTTTTCCGGGGCCGGAAAATCCACCCTGGCGCTGCGCATCATGGCCCGGGGCACGGATTTTGTGAGCAACGACCGGATCATGGTCCGCCGGGACGCAGGCGGCCTGACCATGTTCGGCATCCCCAAGATGCCCCGGGTCAATCCGGGCACGGTCCTTTTCGACGACCATCTGGGGGGGGTCATGTCCGAGGAGGAGCGTCGCCGGTTTTCGGCCCTGCCTGCGGCCGAACTGTGGGATCTGGAGCACAAGTACGACGCCATGATCGACGACTGCTACGGCCCGGGGCGGTTTCGCCTGCACAGCGCCATGGCCGGTCTGGTGATCCTGACCTGGAAACGCACGGCCGATCCCATGCGCACGGCCCGGGTGGATCTGCGGCAGCGCCGCGACCTGTTGCCCGCCTTCATGAAGGATGTGGGCCTTTTTTTCGAGTCTGACGGTCCTGGCCAGGCCGGGGCCGCGGCCACGCCCGACGATTACCTTGCGCTTCTGGGCGATTGCCCGGTACTGGAGATATCTGGCGGCGTGGATTTCGAGGCGGCGGCCGACGCCTGCCTTGCTTTTCTGCGCCAGGGAAAATAG